From the genome of Primulina huaijiensis isolate GDHJ02 chromosome 11, ASM1229523v2, whole genome shotgun sequence:
ttttttttaaattaaaaaaggcCATTTCTTGAAATTACATGAAATTTTTTGAAAGATAACCTTGTTCAAACTATGGTTTTGAAAAATAACACTTTCCAAGTTTATTTGACTATAATCAATCAAATATAATTGAGAGAGTtagttttcttttaaaaaatttctctaaattatttttctaattattCCGTAGATTTACAATAACACTAATAATGAGCACTCACACATTGAGTGGGCTCTCATAGGCTGGGCCAACTGGACACTGCCGGGCTTTATAGATCCTAATGGGCCTACCCTTTCGAATTAAAATTCATGGGTCTAACTAAAGTCACGTCTACTATTCTCCTCTTCCCAAATAGGAATGTTTCCTCTCCTTTTCCTAATTTGCGGTTTCTGTTTTTTCATCTTatgtttatttgtttattttgaaaggtatgttctatCAACCTTATccatatttatgataaaaaataatatttttaacatagtTTTTTATGAGtgacctaaataaaatattcgtctCAGAAAATAATTCTGTGAGATCGTTTCATATTAGttttttgtgtatttattaatttctacgcatatatttatcttaaatgGACACGAAAGAATACAAATTTCAacaaacattttaaataaaattcaagttcACAGACAGACTAAAGAAACGAAGTCCAACTCTTACATTGATCCACAGATACATAAAACTCTACTAAATGAATGTTTCCTTTTTAGGTATCCCAAAGAGAAAACTAGTAATTAGGTCGCTCTTTTATATTTCATGCTAATAAAGCAAACATAATCTCACAATAAAACTGAGAAAAATTATGAGTCTTAGAGAAAAAGGAAATTAAAAACTTCTCCAGCAAATGGTGAAAAAACCAAAGAGCTATCTATAGTTTTCCAATGGttactctcttttttttttttttggaagaatCACAATGACAAGATAAGCGGGAATCGTCCTCAAGAATACATCCCGCACTCTGATTCACATCTTAATCAAAATGCCGAAAAATAAAGCCTCAAACCTTTTCCATTGATATTGTATACTTCCATTTCAGACCCCCTATCACATCTGCAATTTATCGAAAATACGATAAGGGTCAGATAATTTATCTACGAGGGATACGTATGAAGTCGCACGATCCACGTGTTTTTATGAAGGATGTCTCACCTACATTATCTTCAGAAAACCGAAACCTCCTAAGCAGCAATTCCTGAAAAGTAGTAATGGGCAAAAAGTTAGATCATAAAGTATCGTTTGCTTTCAATTCCAAGATTTTTCATGCAAGCTACTATAATGTTGATTTCAACTTTGATGATACTCCGTAAATTAACCAATTTAACAGTTAGTTCCATATATTACTATGcttttaataaaagaaaaaaataaataatgaaaagaaaagaaaagattcATTACACGAGTTGAGTAGCTGTTTTAACATCTAGAAAAACATTTGCATCAAGAAGACATTCATCTCAATCATCCAACTCCAGCTTTTAACCTACAATATAGCTAACATGTTTCGGTTTCTTGAaataacaatatttttgaattttgtacATGAATGGGAAAGTATTACCTCTACTGGATCGGCTAGTTGGGATGCTATAACCAACCCTGTAATCAGAATCTTTACCAATGTCCTCTTCAGAATGTCCAAGCCCATATCCAAAAGAATCCGATATATTCAGCTCTGAAGATGCGGTTTGCCAAGTTGAATCACCATACATAGATCCACTTTGGTAAAAGTCCTGATAAGATCCCTCAAAACCTCCACCTGCTGCAGCAAACAAAGATGTAGTCGCCACTCCCATTCCACCATTTCTTCCAAGTCCTACTGCTCCAAGTGCATTACTATTTTCTTCACCTCTGTATCCTGAGGAGCTTCCACCAAACAAGGTGGCAATAGGAGAAGCACCCCAATTTTCTCTACTGTTTCCAAAGACTCCAAAATCGCTAGTTTCAGAACCAGAGTATGGAACAGAATTAACATTATTTGTAGACGTATTAAGCCCAGCATTTCCCCATGTGTTCATTGATAATGAGTGAAAAAATGAGTCACTGCGGCTGTTGTTTGCATTATAACCAATGGGAGTGTTATATCTGCTCTGGTTATTGGTGAAATAGGGATTCACAGCACGACCATAACCTACGTCGTTGTTTGAACTGGAACTGGCCCCTGCAAAGCCAGCGTTCATTCCTTGCTCGGCGTTTAAACCAATTCCATACGTGGGAGAACCTAAATTTGAGAAACCTGCACGAACGCTAGCTAATGGACTGAATCTACCATCCATCCTGATTCCATATGCTCCAAGCGAGCCAAGATTATATCCCGGGGCATGGTTGGTGAGTGAGTTGTTGGTTCTACTAAAACCGTAATTGTAACCAATAACTGGGCTCCTGCTTGGTCCAGGAGACAATTCTTTTGGAACCGCTCGCTTTACTTCCACCATCTTTCcattaagttcatgaaaggttTTGTGCAACACCCTATCCACAGCATCCTCTGAATCATATGTTATGAATCCGAAACCTCTTGGTCTTTGAGTGATGTGGTCATGCATCACTACTACATCTGTTATATTACCAAAGTGACTGAAGTAATTTTTGAAGTCGCTCTCAGTAACAGAAGATGCTAATCCTCCTACAAAAATCTTTTTCATTCGTCCAGGTCCAGGAGATCCCTGAATGCTGCTGCCAAGGTTGCGAGTTATCAGGTATTGATCATCTCTCGGAACAGCTTTCTTGGCTTCCACCTACGCCATAAAAGAAACACGTGATAATGGTGCATTTTATCATTGTAAGAATCATTAAACTCAGACAATGTCAATTAGCAGCTACAAAGCTGAGGATGTTAAATTATTCTCCTCTTTATTAGGATATAGTAAATTTGAAATCAGTGGATTTTACTCAGACAGCAGCAGCATCAAGAATAGCTATCATTGGCAAATACAAAATGCAGCATTTTGAAAGAAATGTGATCCCATGAGACATATCTAATGTACTTACAGTCCGTCCATCAATCACGTGCTTCTCCTTAACTACTCTTTCGGCAACCATTGGATTGGCGAACACTACAAAACCAAAGCCACGAGCACGTCCAGTAGAACGATCCCTCATAATGACTGCCTCCACCACTTCTCCGTACGCTCCAAAATATTCTTTAAGGCGATCCTCATTCGTGTCCCAAGAAATCCCACCAATAAAGAGCTTACCTTGATCCACCTCCATCTTTTCTGTAATTTCAAATCCCATCATCTTAAGTTTTATCTATAATCCATCAAAACCGAAccagaaaatttgaaagacaGCAAGATAAACGTTGATATAATCATTGAGGACTCTAAGTCTTTGAATTGAGTGAATCAACTAAGCAATGAGATAACTGATTCAACGATTAGAACATAAGCTGAATCACATAGATTACAGATTATTGCTGCATAAACACGAAAGAAACAAAATTTCCTAACTATCAATCATCAAAAGGCAAATCCAACAGATCGAAATCTGATTAGTAAGCTAACAAAAAGGCAAGAATTATACCAATTTAAGAAAATCAGGCAGGAACCCAGTAGAAGTTAGCAATCAATATAAAGTGGGAATAACTGGATcgctttttttaaataatcggATCCTCCATTCATCGATTAAGAATCGATTCTTTCAACCtgggaaaacaaaatattttcagatCAAACATACCCACAATCTGAAAATCGACAATCCGCAATGTTAGTATGCACTCGGTTTCAAGGACTCCTCACTGAAAGGTCGAAGAGCAGATGAAACCAAGATCTAATAAAAGAAATACACATatgcaaaaaatgaaaaacaagagACTAAGTTCATCCTCTCACTTTCTTTTCAGTCTCCCAAAGGTCATTCCATTATTTTCTCTCTGTTATACCACAAGTTGTGAACAAAATGAATGAAATGGAATTCTTAGCTTAGTTGAGAAGAGATGTAAATTTGTATTTATAAAATGTTTAAGAGGTGCAGAGAGAGAAATTGAGAGAGTTTAGGCAAATCTCTGGTGTGGTGTTAGAATAATTTGAGTCCTAGGTGGATGACTGTAGAAGCAGAGGATATTTACCttaaaacataataatatatatatataagtgttTTTGCAATATATTGAGTTAATTCATAATTTACTTATTATACATTAAACGAATAACGACGATATTTATCGATGAAACTCATCGTCGCTATTCTTTGATGTGGATTAACGTAATATATTGCAAAAacacttttatatatatatatatatatatatatNNNNNNNNNNNNNNNNNNNNNNNNNNNNNNNNNNNNNNNNNNNNNNNNNNNNNNNNNNNNNNNNNNNNNNNNNNNNNNNNNNNNNNNNNNNNNNNNNNNNNNNNNNNNNNNNNNNNNNNNNNNNNNNNNNNNNNNNNNNNNNNNNNNNNNNNNNNNNNNNNNNNNNNNNNNNNNNNNNNNNNNNNNNNNNNNNNNNNNNNNNNNNNNNNNNNNNNNNNNNNNNNNNNNNNNNNNNNNNNNNNNNNNNNNNNNNNNNNNNNNNNNNNNNNNNNNNNNNNNNNNNNNNNNNNNNNNNNNNNNNNNNNNNNNNNNNNNNNNNNNNNNNNNNNNNNNNNNNNNNNNNNNNNNNNNNNNNNNNNNNNNNNNNNNNNNNNNNNNNNNNNNNNNNNNNNNNNNNNNNNNNNNNNNNNNNNNNNNNNNNNNNNNNNNNNNNNNNNNNNNNNNNNNNNNNNNNNNNNNNNNNNNNNNNNNNNNNNNNNNNNNNNNNNNNNNNNNNNNNNNNNNNNNNNNNNNNNNNNNNNNNNNNNNNNNNNNNNNNNNNNNNNNNNNNNNNNNNNNNNNNNNNNNNNNNNNNNNNNNNNNNNNNNNNNNNNNNNNNNNNNNNNNNNNNNNNNNNNNNNNNNNNNNNNNNNNNNNNNNNNNNNNNNNNNNNNNNNNNNNNNNNNNNNNNNNNNNNNNNNNNNNNNNNNNNNNNNNNNNNNNNNNNNNNNNNNNNNNNNNNNNNNNNNNNNNNNNNNNNNNNNNNNNNNNNNNNNNNNNNNNNNNNNNNNNNNNNNNNNNNNNNNNNNNNNNNNNNNNNNNNNNNNNNNNNNNNNNNNNNNNNNNNNNNNNNNNNNNNNNNNNNNNNNNNNNNNNNNNNNNNNNNNNNNNNNNNNNNNNNNNNNNNNNNNNNNNNNNNNNNNNNNNNNNNNNNNNNNNNNNNNNNNNNNNNNNNNNNNNNNNNNNNNNNNNNNNNNNNNNNNNNNNNNNNNNNNNNNNNNNNNNNNNNNNNNNNNNNNNNNNNNNNNNNNNNNNNNNNNNNNNNNNNNNNNNNNNNNNNNNNNNNNNNNNNNNNNNNNNNNNNNNNNNNNNNNNNNNNNNNNNNNNNNNNNNNNNNNNNNNNNNNNNNNNNNNNNNNNNNNNNNNNNNNNNNNNNNNNNATCAGGAGGTAATTGCCAGCTAAATAATGAACCAATTAGAACTTTTCAAATCTCCAACTGTCAATAGCTAATTgttcttgtttatttgtttttaccacaaaatatatataaaaacaatagTCCACTCACTTTGGTGCAGTCCATAATAGAAGCTACCAACCAATTCCCATGTTCATTTACTGAATCAATGCTTTATATGAAATGAGTcataaaatgcaaaaaaaaaaaaaaaatgttggcaACTACCTTTCAGGACTTGTCCACATTTGAAAGATTGAGTTGACATATAATTGTCAAATGTGTCGAGGTAGTAGTTTAGTagtaaccaaattttttttttaactatattttgttactttttgtgtcttttgaattattaaaagtgtttattcatttttatctttattttaaaatttttagattaCTATCTCATTTTTGatagaaaaatatgaaaaaaaacaattgatttgaaaataacaaaattatcatatttaaataattattctcaTTGTACACGCACGTAATTTTTGAGCACAAAAAATCATTTGAGACGGTTTCATTGATCGATTTTGttagacatatattttatttgtgtcatccatgaaaaaatattattttttataccaaaattattacttttttattgtaaatatgagtattgttaactcatctcacagataaaaaaaCTCTTTGAAATCGTGTATCAAGAACTTATCATTCTTATTTGAAgactagtgtgtgtgtgtgtgtgtgtgtgtgtttatatatatatatataaatgagtTTCACGCATTTTCATCATACTTTGTTAAAGGTACCGATCGATATATANNNNNNNNNNNNNNTTATTATCAGGCCAGCTTTTgttatttttcccaaaaaagaTATGAGGTCCACAAAATCAGATTTGCAATATTTGAAATCTAAATAttgcataaaattaaaataagcgGTGAATTATAAATGATGTATATATACATTGAGCAACACCGCACATCAAGTTAATCAACTATCAAGATGAGCATGTTCTGAGTTCATGACCTTCATTTTCGTCGTCATCGTCGTGAATTCCATAAAAGAAAGGGTATCTGAGAAGATCAGTAGCCGACGGCCTGGCTTCGGCTGGAGCCAGGCACATGTCTATGAAAGCTCTAACCTCCGGATCGTCAACCTGGTTCAATGATTGAGGCATCACCCCAGATGTCACATTTCTGTAAATCGCGACGATACCTCTGCATTCGTTGTATGGAATCTCAAGGGTCACCATTTCCAACACGCACATCCCGAAGGAGTATATGTCGACCAGTTCTGTGTAGTTCTCCTCGTACATCTCCGGTGCCATGAATTCGGGTGTCCCGATCACCGAATGCACTGCGTGGTTCCTTCCTACGATCGCTGCTAGCCCAAAATCACCAATCTTTACCTACATGATTTAGGCCATACGCATATATGTCATCATAACTCTTGAAAATGTTGTTTCAGGAAGTTAGAACATATATAAAATCGGGCACTACGTATTCGCCTATTTATGTATTTTGAACAGTTTTTGAAGCAAGAAAAATCCAGACACGACAGTACTGGTGGAAGACTAGTTAGAAGAACCTGGCCAGTGTTGCCATTAATGAACACGTTGCTGCAGTTAAGATCCCTGTGAATCACGCAAGGCTGATGTGTGTGCAAATACTCCAACCCCTTCAAAATCTGCCACGACCATTTCTTTATCGCCTTCAAGGAGACATGCTTGTGTTTCATCCGATACTCCCTCAGGTTCCCCGAAGTGCACGCCTCGGTGATGAAATTCAGCGTAAATCTCCTTTCGTCGCGCCAAACTGAGCTTAAAGAGAGGACATAATTATTCTGCAGACCACCCAATAAAAAGACCTCCGACTGCAACCGGTTGATCGTTACTCCATCGTCGTTGAAGTTCCCTAGCTTAACCTGGTTCCAAGCCACCTCCAGTCCTTCTTCTTGATCGAAAGCGCGGTACACTTTCTTGACAGCGCCGGCGCCCAGAAGCTCGGCGTAACGGCCGTATCGACCCGTCGGGCTCAGTTCGACAAACGGTTCAGTTTCTTCATCCCCCATAGCTATACATTAACTCAAAGTGCTTAAAACTTGATATGGTAATAGAACAATCGGCGAATGCTTCAacatgtattattattatattactgTATTTAATCACTTTTGTTAAGAACATATAGATTCATACACTGTCGATCTTTTTAATCAAGATTAAGTTATTCTTGAATATATTGTTGAAGAAAGACAAGAGAGTCGatcaatattaaatatattgttaaaaaaaattcaaatatatgattttccCGAAAATAAACAATATCCCTTCGTTTCCATCGCATCCATGAACAGATCTTTTTTCCTCGACTGGAATTCGTTGGAGTTGCCAGTATGGATAAGAttcataaacaaaaaaaaaaaaaaaaaaaaaaaaaaaaaaaaaaaaaaaccaacacgAGCAAACAAAGAAACGGGAAAAGTTAAACTCTTACATATACTATCGACGCCTTAAACAAGAACGAATCCAGAAAAAATAAGCAGCACTTTTTCAATCACCTCTTATTTTTGTCGAATATGCAGAACCAAAAAACAATC
Proteins encoded in this window:
- the LOC140988076 gene encoding heterogeneous nuclear ribonucleoprotein 1-like; this translates as MEVDQGKLFIGGISWDTNEDRLKEYFGAYGEVVEAVIMRDRSTGRARGFGFVVFANPMVAERVVKEKHVIDGRTVEAKKAVPRDDQYLITRNLGSSIQGSPGPGRMKKIFVGGLASSVTESDFKNYFSHFGNITDVVVMHDHITQRPRGFGFITYDSEDAVDRVLHKTFHELNGKMVEVKRAVPKELSPGPSRSPVIGYNYGFSRTNNSLTNHAPGYNLGSLGAYGIRMDGRFSPLASVRAGFSNLGSPTYGIGLNAEQGMNAGFAGASSSSNNDVGYGRAVNPYFTNNQSRYNTPIGYNANNSRSDSFFHSLSMNTWGNAGLNTSTNNVNSVPYSGSETSDFGVFGNSRENWGASPIATLFGGSSSGYRGEENSNALGAVGLGRNGGMGVATTSLFAAAGGGFEGSYQDFYQSGSMYGDSTWQTASSELNISDSFGYGLGHSEEDIGKDSDYRVGYSIPTSRSSRGIAA
- the LOC140988618 gene encoding probable serine/threonine-protein kinase WNK11, whose product is MGDEETEPFVELSPTGRYGRYAELLGAGAVKKVYRAFDQEEGLEVAWNQVKLGNFNDDGVTINRLQSEVFLLGGLQNNYVLSLSSVWRDERRFTLNFITEACTSGNLREYRMKHKHVSLKAIKKWSWQILKGLEYLHTHQPCVIHRDLNCSNVFINGNTGQVKIGDFGLAAIVGRNHAVHSVIGTPEFMAPEMYEENYTELVDIYSFGMCVLEMVTLEIPYNECRGIVAIYRNVTSGVMPQSLNQVDDPEVRAFIDMCLAPAEARPSATDLLRYPFFYGIHDDDDENEGHELRTCSS